A part of Micromonospora chersina genomic DNA contains:
- the glgX gene encoding glycogen debranching protein GlgX codes for MQVWPGESYPLGATYDGMGTNFAIFSEVAERIELCLFDEWDVGTERRVELREVDAYVWHAYLPGIEPGQRYGYRVHGPWDPANGLRCNPHKLLLDPYAKAVDGEVNWDPAVYDYEVGGDPDRRNDTDSAPFMPKSVVVNPYFDWGNDKPPRTPYHHSVIYEAHVRGLTMRHPDIPEELRGTYSAIASPVMIEYFQQLGVTAVELMPVHEFVHDHRLADLGLRNYWGYNTIGFFAPHHGYSALGRLGQQVQEFRGMVKALHAAGIEVILDVVYNHTAEGNHLGPSLSFKGIDTPSYYRLSEEDRRYFVDYTGTGNSLNVRSPHSLQLIMDSLRYWVTEMHVDGFRFDLAATLAREFYEVDRLSTFFEVVQQDPVVGRVKLIAEPWDVGPGGYQVGNFPPQWTEWNGKYRDTVRDFWRGEPATLAEFASRISGSADLYQDDGRRPFHSINFVTCHDGFTLNDLVSYNDKHNEANREENRDGESHNRSWNCGVEGETDDPGVLALRARQRRNFLATLILSQGVPMLGHGDELGRTQRGNNNAYCQDSELAWVDWDRADEDLVAFVRRLTEFRKRHRVFQRRRFFTGLPVGGRAAGTALPDLAWYTPDGREMTGEDWGNDFGRSVALFVNGDGIPERGQYGQRHRDDSFLLLFNAHDAPLDFTLPPAEFGQRWELVISTADPDPEKTVAVEAGGDICVPDRSLLVLERTA; via the coding sequence ATGCAGGTCTGGCCGGGCGAGAGCTACCCCCTCGGCGCCACCTACGACGGGATGGGCACCAACTTCGCAATCTTCTCCGAGGTCGCGGAGAGGATCGAGCTCTGCCTGTTCGACGAGTGGGACGTCGGCACCGAGCGCCGGGTCGAGTTGCGCGAGGTCGACGCGTACGTCTGGCACGCGTACCTGCCGGGCATCGAGCCGGGCCAGCGCTACGGCTACCGGGTGCACGGGCCGTGGGACCCGGCCAACGGGCTCCGGTGCAACCCGCACAAGCTGCTCCTGGACCCCTACGCGAAGGCCGTCGACGGGGAGGTCAACTGGGACCCGGCCGTCTACGACTACGAGGTGGGCGGCGACCCGGACCGGCGCAACGACACCGACTCGGCGCCGTTCATGCCGAAGTCGGTCGTGGTGAACCCGTACTTCGACTGGGGCAACGACAAGCCGCCCCGCACGCCCTACCACCACTCGGTGATCTACGAGGCGCACGTGCGCGGGCTGACCATGCGCCACCCGGACATCCCGGAGGAGCTGCGCGGCACGTACTCGGCCATCGCGTCACCCGTCATGATCGAGTACTTCCAGCAACTCGGGGTGACCGCCGTCGAGCTGATGCCGGTGCACGAGTTCGTGCACGACCACCGCCTGGCCGACCTTGGGCTGCGCAACTACTGGGGCTACAACACCATCGGGTTCTTCGCCCCGCACCACGGCTACTCGGCCCTGGGCCGGCTCGGCCAGCAGGTGCAGGAGTTCCGCGGCATGGTCAAGGCGCTGCACGCGGCCGGCATCGAGGTCATCCTCGACGTGGTCTACAACCACACCGCCGAGGGCAACCACCTCGGGCCGTCGCTGAGCTTCAAGGGCATCGACACCCCGAGCTACTACCGGCTCTCGGAGGAGGACCGGCGGTACTTCGTCGACTACACCGGCACCGGCAACAGCCTCAACGTGCGCAGCCCGCACTCGCTCCAGCTGATCATGGATTCGCTGCGTTACTGGGTCACCGAGATGCACGTCGACGGCTTCCGCTTCGACCTCGCGGCCACCCTGGCCCGGGAGTTCTACGAGGTGGACCGCCTCTCCACCTTCTTCGAGGTGGTGCAGCAGGACCCGGTGGTCGGCCGGGTCAAGCTGATCGCCGAGCCGTGGGACGTCGGCCCCGGCGGCTACCAGGTCGGCAACTTCCCGCCGCAGTGGACCGAGTGGAACGGCAAGTACCGGGACACCGTGCGGGACTTCTGGCGCGGCGAGCCGGCCACCCTGGCCGAGTTCGCCTCCCGGATCTCCGGCTCCGCCGACCTCTACCAGGACGACGGGCGCCGCCCCTTCCACAGCATCAACTTCGTCACCTGCCACGACGGGTTCACGCTGAACGACCTGGTCTCCTACAACGACAAGCACAACGAGGCCAACCGCGAGGAGAACCGGGACGGGGAGAGCCACAACCGCTCCTGGAACTGCGGCGTCGAGGGGGAGACCGACGACCCGGGCGTGCTGGCCCTGCGCGCCCGGCAGCGGCGCAACTTCCTGGCCACCCTGATCCTCTCGCAGGGCGTGCCGATGCTCGGGCACGGCGACGAACTGGGCCGCACCCAGCGCGGCAACAACAACGCCTACTGCCAGGACAGCGAGCTGGCCTGGGTCGACTGGGACCGGGCCGACGAGGACCTGGTGGCCTTCGTGCGGCGGCTCACCGAGTTCCGCAAGCGGCACCGGGTGTTCCAGCGGCGCCGCTTCTTCACCGGACTGCCGGTCGGCGGCCGGGCCGCCGGCACCGCCTTGCCCGACCTGGCCTGGTACACCCCTGACGGCCGGGAGATGACCGGCGAGGACTGGGGCAACGACTTCGGCCGCTCGGTGGCGCTGTTCGTCAACGGCGACGGCATCCCGGAACGCGGCCAGTACGGCCAGCGCCACCGGGACGACTCCTTCCTGCTGCTGTTCAACGCGCACGACGCCCCGCTGGACTTCACCCTGCCGCCGGCCGAGTTCGGACAGCGGTGGGAGCTGGTCATCAGCACCGCG
- a CDS encoding fasciclin domain-containing protein: protein MPPRSLPRFRWPTRRRRTAALGAVALSLALAATGCSGAGTAPPAGAGGGAAPKAPPAVSGPLCDLLPSGSEPGNPAALTGQPAEVALQWLPVLTTFEAAVRASGMSADLHGGSGVTILAPTDDAFAAKFSEDDLDRLLLADRDTLRGLLREHLVAGSRSLSDLVAAGKVTTLAGTTVTVTGGGGSARLADQADTVCADYQVAGARIHIINHVLGSLPTTGGPGGHRAH, encoded by the coding sequence ATGCCCCCGCGATCCCTCCCCCGGTTCCGGTGGCCGACCCGCCGGCGACGGACCGCCGCGCTCGGCGCGGTCGCACTGTCCCTGGCGCTCGCCGCCACGGGCTGCTCCGGCGCCGGCACCGCCCCGCCGGCCGGGGCCGGTGGCGGCGCCGCGCCGAAGGCGCCCCCCGCCGTGAGCGGCCCGCTGTGCGACCTGCTGCCCTCCGGCAGCGAGCCGGGCAACCCGGCGGCCCTCACCGGCCAGCCGGCCGAGGTCGCGCTGCAGTGGCTGCCCGTCCTCACCACGTTCGAGGCGGCGGTGCGGGCGTCCGGCATGTCCGCCGACCTGCACGGCGGCTCGGGAGTGACCATCCTGGCCCCGACCGACGACGCGTTCGCCGCCAAGTTCTCCGAGGACGACCTCGACCGTCTGCTCCTCGCCGACCGGGACACGCTCCGCGGCCTGCTCCGCGAACACCTCGTCGCCGGGTCGCGGTCGCTGTCCGACCTCGTGGCCGCCGGGAAGGTCACCACCCTCGCCGGCACCACGGTGACGGTCACCGGTGGCGGAGGGAGCGCCCGCCTGGCCGACCAGGCCGACACCGTGTGCGCCGACTACCAGGTCGCCGGCGCGCGGATCCACATCATCAACCACGTGCTCGGCAGCCTGCCCACCACGGGCGGGCCGGGCGGGCACCGCGCCCACTGA
- a CDS encoding M14 family metallopeptidase, producing the protein MRDRRTTALLSALLAASLAAFAGPVPAQADPAEPNQVQGLTVVQGDGYATLAWTPVDGATDYQIERTPVAADDTATGPAVITGVWRPNRQINNSSPTFADAGFNPGARFQWRVRARFGATAEPYSAPVADTTRAPWGDPAVPGQNLRTQWETTLAAQYTSDVNEYAYTAAVDEASDRVRVTEIGRTALGRPINMFVIGYPTPPATPAAVAATSPLMVNCNVHGNEPGDREACLIMARQLAFSDDPRTLDLLSHTTVLIVPTINGDGRAANTRGNSTGQDLNRDYSLVRQPETFALVRMLRDYRPVAGYDGHEFGNSSAGDLPMLPPRHQNVAQPIFDESQHMIEGHMYTQGAKDGWWPCPYGCNGGGNVGLSEETILRNTLGLKNVVNSLLELRSAGGTTRPDEGNTANNRRRKTFSALWTFQQFLDYHRASLKEITTARADAITFQVSNTGRIVFRGSRPIAAYPSPHPGEAPPPLDAPREDQILTDAPCAYRLTEEQYHGERTDGPAGQRTTVAQRLAAHGHKVVKVADGYVVPLAQPERGLIPLLLDGQAVEKLVDAERVYPTVTGSHDGPLVVSGVTCLRDATVTGPVRVRPGGTLVATGSSITGPVDATGAAGVFLTDSTVEGPVRVAQSSGPVVIVDATVTGPVDVSGNRGDAPLVAANTVTGPLSCGGNTQAPENLGLSNSVEGPKSGQCASL; encoded by the coding sequence ATGAGAGACAGACGGACGACGGCCCTCCTCTCCGCCCTGCTCGCCGCCAGCCTGGCGGCGTTCGCCGGGCCCGTACCCGCACAGGCCGACCCGGCCGAGCCGAACCAGGTCCAGGGCCTGACGGTCGTGCAGGGCGACGGCTACGCCACCCTCGCCTGGACGCCTGTCGACGGCGCCACCGACTACCAGATCGAGCGCACCCCGGTCGCCGCCGACGACACGGCCACCGGACCGGCGGTGATCACCGGCGTCTGGCGGCCGAACCGCCAGATCAACAACTCCTCCCCCACCTTCGCCGACGCCGGCTTCAACCCGGGCGCCCGGTTCCAGTGGCGGGTCCGCGCCCGCTTCGGCGCCACCGCCGAGCCCTACTCGGCGCCGGTCGCCGACACCACCAGGGCACCCTGGGGTGACCCGGCGGTGCCCGGCCAGAACCTCCGGACCCAGTGGGAGACCACCCTCGCGGCGCAGTACACCAGCGACGTCAACGAGTACGCGTACACGGCGGCTGTCGACGAGGCGAGCGACCGCGTCCGGGTCACCGAGATCGGCCGGACCGCGCTGGGCCGCCCCATCAACATGTTCGTCATCGGCTACCCCACCCCGCCGGCCACCCCGGCGGCGGTGGCCGCGACCTCGCCGCTGATGGTCAACTGCAACGTGCACGGCAACGAGCCCGGTGACCGGGAAGCCTGCCTCATCATGGCGCGCCAACTGGCCTTCAGCGACGACCCGCGCACGCTGGACCTGCTGTCGCACACCACAGTGCTGATCGTGCCCACCATCAACGGAGACGGCCGGGCGGCCAACACCCGGGGCAACTCCACCGGCCAGGACCTCAACCGGGACTACTCGCTGGTGCGGCAGCCGGAGACGTTCGCGCTGGTGCGGATGCTGCGCGACTACCGGCCGGTGGCCGGCTACGACGGGCACGAATTCGGCAACTCCAGCGCCGGCGACCTGCCGATGCTGCCGCCGCGGCACCAGAACGTCGCCCAGCCGATCTTCGACGAGTCGCAGCACATGATCGAGGGTCACATGTACACGCAGGGCGCGAAGGACGGCTGGTGGCCCTGCCCGTACGGGTGCAACGGCGGTGGCAACGTCGGGCTGAGCGAGGAGACCATCCTGCGCAACACGCTCGGCCTCAAGAACGTGGTGAACTCCCTGCTGGAGCTGCGCAGCGCCGGCGGCACGACCCGGCCGGACGAGGGCAACACGGCGAACAACCGGCGGCGCAAGACGTTCTCGGCGCTGTGGACGTTCCAGCAGTTCCTCGACTACCACCGGGCGAGCCTCAAGGAGATCACCACGGCGCGGGCCGACGCGATCACCTTCCAGGTGTCGAACACCGGCCGGATCGTCTTCCGCGGCTCCCGGCCGATCGCGGCGTACCCGTCGCCGCACCCGGGCGAGGCCCCGCCGCCGCTGGACGCCCCGCGTGAGGACCAGATCCTCACCGACGCGCCGTGCGCCTACCGGCTCACCGAGGAGCAGTACCACGGTGAGCGCACCGACGGCCCGGCCGGCCAGCGGACCACCGTGGCGCAGCGACTCGCCGCGCACGGCCACAAGGTGGTGAAGGTCGCCGACGGGTACGTGGTGCCCCTCGCCCAGCCCGAACGGGGGCTGATCCCGCTGCTGCTCGACGGGCAGGCCGTGGAGAAGCTGGTCGACGCCGAGCGGGTGTACCCGACGGTGACCGGCTCGCACGACGGCCCGCTCGTGGTCTCCGGCGTCACCTGCCTGCGGGACGCCACGGTGACCGGTCCGGTCCGCGTCCGGCCCGGCGGCACGCTTGTCGCCACCGGCTCCTCGATCACCGGCCCGGTGGACGCGACCGGCGCCGCCGGCGTGTTCCTGACCGACAGCACGGTCGAGGGCCCGGTGCGGGTCGCGCAGTCCAGCGGCCCGGTGGTGATCGTCGACGCGACGGTCACCGGCCCGGTCGACGTGTCGGGCAACCGCGGTGACGCGCCGCTGGTGGCGGCCAACACCGTGACCGGTCCGCTGAGCTGCGGTGGCAACACCCAGGCACCGGAGAACCTCGGGCTGAGCAACTCGGTGGAGGGCCCGAAGAGCGGCCAGTGCGCGAGCCTCTGA
- a CDS encoding glycosyltransferase family 4 protein, whose amino-acid sequence MTTLRVGAQPATATDRTHRPTLTSRPTIPPQTGVPPRTRRILMLSWEYPPVLVGGLGRHVHALSVALAAAGHEVTVVTRHAEGAPLEEYADGVRIVRAAEDPVTFPLATGSLLAWTMAFNHTLTRAALRAAESGAYDVIHAHDWLVAHTAMTLREHLDVPLVSTIHATEAGRHQGWLPEEMNRTIHGVEHWLATESGRVIVCSGYMRDEVGALFGVDPTRVDVVPNGVEPHRWRVPGSAVAAARARFAGDGPLVTFAGRLVYEKGVQHLLAGLPRLRDRHPGLRAVIVGDGPYRATLEAEVHRLGLGATVSMPGFLGGTDLPAVMAASDCFAVPSIYEPFGMVALEGAAAGAPLAVSRTGGLAEIVEPGVTGLTFAPQDPDGLSEAVHTLLSDRDRARLLARRARTMVHEQYGWSAIASRTAAAYASAIAGDPTFTAARAEQRMAAGRTLPALPEGNLLAAAGLR is encoded by the coding sequence GTGACCACCCTGCGGGTCGGCGCGCAGCCCGCCACCGCGACGGACCGGACCCACCGGCCCACCCTCACCTCCCGCCCGACCATCCCACCGCAGACCGGCGTGCCGCCCCGGACCCGGCGCATCCTCATGCTGTCGTGGGAGTACCCGCCGGTGCTCGTCGGTGGCCTCGGCCGCCACGTGCACGCGCTCTCCGTCGCCCTGGCCGCCGCCGGCCACGAGGTCACCGTGGTCACCCGGCACGCCGAGGGCGCTCCCCTGGAGGAGTACGCCGACGGCGTGCGGATCGTCCGCGCCGCCGAGGACCCGGTCACCTTCCCGCTCGCCACCGGCTCCCTGCTGGCCTGGACCATGGCGTTCAACCACACCCTGACCCGGGCCGCCCTACGCGCCGCGGAGTCCGGCGCGTACGACGTCATCCACGCCCACGACTGGCTGGTCGCGCACACCGCCATGACCCTGCGCGAGCACCTCGACGTGCCGCTGGTCAGCACCATCCACGCCACCGAGGCCGGCCGGCACCAGGGCTGGCTGCCCGAGGAGATGAACCGCACCATCCACGGCGTCGAGCACTGGCTCGCCACCGAGTCCGGCCGGGTGATCGTCTGCTCCGGCTACATGCGCGACGAGGTGGGCGCGCTGTTCGGGGTGGACCCGACCCGGGTCGACGTGGTCCCCAACGGGGTGGAGCCGCACCGCTGGCGGGTGCCCGGCTCGGCGGTCGCCGCCGCCCGGGCCCGGTTCGCCGGTGACGGTCCGCTGGTCACCTTCGCGGGCCGCCTGGTCTACGAAAAGGGCGTGCAGCACCTGCTCGCCGGGCTACCCCGGCTCCGCGACCGGCACCCCGGGCTGCGCGCGGTGATCGTCGGCGACGGGCCATACCGGGCGACCCTGGAGGCCGAGGTGCACCGGCTCGGGCTGGGCGCCACCGTCAGCATGCCGGGCTTCCTGGGCGGCACCGACCTGCCGGCCGTGATGGCCGCCTCGGACTGCTTCGCCGTGCCGAGCATCTACGAGCCGTTCGGCATGGTGGCGCTGGAGGGTGCCGCCGCCGGCGCGCCGCTCGCCGTGTCCCGCACCGGCGGGCTGGCCGAGATCGTCGAGCCGGGCGTCACCGGCCTGACCTTCGCCCCGCAGGACCCCGACGGGCTTTCCGAGGCGGTGCACACGCTGCTCTCCGACCGGGACCGGGCACGGCTGCTCGCCCGGCGCGCCCGCACCATGGTCCACGAGCAGTACGGCTGGTCCGCCATCGCGTCCCGCACCGCCGCCGCGTACGCGTCCGCCATCGCGGGCGATCCCACGTTCACGGCCGCCCGGGCCGAGCAGCGGATGGCCGCCGGCCGGACCCTGCCCGCCCTGCCCGAGGGCAACCTGCTCGCTGCCGCCGGCCTGCGCTGA
- a CDS encoding GNAT family N-acetyltransferase, translating into MREVGLTVRPAGVADVPSLVELRLANAEAHLALDPDAYRVPRREAVVRHFTAVLADESGRDAVLVAEVRDGRVVGMIEVLRQFEPPEHQILRPEPSAQVHTVVLPDARGLGVGAALLEAAERWATDRGITYLSAGIHHRNAGAVRFYGRHGYTDAGCSLGRRLGVR; encoded by the coding sequence ATGCGGGAGGTTGGGCTGACGGTTCGGCCGGCGGGCGTGGCGGATGTTCCTTCGTTGGTGGAGTTGCGGCTGGCCAACGCCGAGGCCCACCTCGCTCTCGATCCCGACGCCTACCGCGTTCCGCGGCGTGAGGCGGTGGTGCGCCACTTCACGGCCGTGCTGGCCGACGAGTCGGGACGCGATGCTGTTCTCGTCGCCGAGGTTCGGGACGGCCGGGTGGTCGGGATGATCGAGGTGCTGCGGCAGTTCGAGCCGCCGGAGCATCAGATCCTGCGTCCTGAACCGTCGGCGCAGGTGCACACTGTCGTGCTTCCTGACGCCAGAGGGCTCGGGGTGGGAGCAGCGCTGCTGGAGGCGGCCGAACGGTGGGCGACGGACCGAGGGATCACGTACCTGTCCGCCGGGATCCACCACCGCAACGCGGGCGCGGTGCGCTTCTACGGTCGGCACGGCTACACCGATGCCGGTTGCTCCCTGGGCAGGCGTCTGGGCGTCCGGTGA
- a CDS encoding alpha/beta hydrolase — MPEDFIADDHLAAFLRTARTQPAVGEPDVATSRQASRARAAARTPGPEVPTVDTTMAGVPVRVYAPGARPVVVYLHGGGFVLGDLDTHDAQARRLAVATAASVVAVDYRRAPEHPWPAAVDDAVGVVRRVAGDGTPVAVAGDSAGGLIAILTALRLRDEVPLLAQLLVCPNADPTLRSPSVEEKGSGWLLDAGTLRRWVAMWLPDPDTRDSPSTNPLVADLRGLPPAVVVTAEHDPLRDEGEAYVARLRSAGVPVTHRREPGLVHDFPTLRDVSPAAAAAEDRFLRDAAQLLGRRSS, encoded by the coding sequence GTGCCGGAGGACTTCATCGCTGACGACCACCTGGCTGCGTTCCTGCGGACCGCGAGAACCCAGCCCGCCGTCGGCGAACCGGACGTGGCGACCTCGCGTCAGGCCTCCCGCGCACGGGCTGCGGCACGTACGCCGGGACCGGAGGTCCCGACCGTCGACACGACGATGGCGGGTGTCCCGGTACGGGTGTACGCGCCGGGCGCGCGCCCGGTGGTCGTCTACCTCCACGGCGGCGGGTTCGTGCTGGGAGATCTCGACACGCACGACGCGCAGGCGCGGCGGCTCGCCGTGGCCACGGCGGCGTCGGTGGTCGCTGTCGACTACCGACGCGCGCCGGAACATCCCTGGCCGGCGGCGGTCGACGACGCGGTGGGGGTGGTCCGGCGCGTGGCCGGCGACGGGACACCGGTGGCGGTGGCCGGCGACTCGGCGGGTGGTCTCATCGCGATCCTGACGGCGCTGCGGCTGCGCGACGAGGTGCCCCTGCTGGCGCAGTTGCTGGTCTGCCCGAACGCCGACCCCACGCTCCGGTCTCCGAGCGTCGAGGAAAAGGGGAGTGGCTGGCTGCTCGATGCCGGCACCCTTCGCCGGTGGGTCGCGATGTGGCTGCCCGATCCCGACACCCGCGACTCGCCGTCGACCAATCCGCTCGTCGCGGACCTGCGGGGCCTGCCGCCGGCCGTCGTCGTGACCGCCGAGCACGATCCCCTGCGCGACGAGGGTGAGGCCTACGTGGCGCGCCTGCGGTCCGCCGGCGTGCCGGTGACACACCGACGCGAACCCGGGCTGGTCCACGACTTCCCGACCCTGCGGGACGTGTCACCAGCCGCTGCCGCGGCGGAGGACCGTTTCCTCCGCGACGCCGCGCAGCTGCTGGGCCGACGATCCAGCTGA
- a CDS encoding response regulator transcription factor → MRVLLVEDDLRVASALAAALRRRGNSVITATTASEAAEAGPVDLMLLDLNLPDRDGLSLCREIRRHNEDIAIIAVTARGDERDRVAGLRAGADDYVVKPFSMAELQARIEAVMRRSARAFRAEPALEVGDLRLDLNARRVWLGDREVVLTRKEFALLMALARQAGTVVPRERLLMDVWQTTWGGGHTLDVHVAALRGKLDDAGLVETVRGVGYRLRSA, encoded by the coding sequence GTGCGGGTGCTTCTGGTGGAGGACGACCTGCGAGTCGCGTCCGCGCTCGCCGCCGCGCTGCGCCGCCGGGGCAACTCGGTCATCACTGCCACCACCGCGTCGGAGGCGGCCGAGGCCGGACCGGTGGACCTCATGCTGCTCGACCTGAACCTCCCGGACCGGGACGGCCTCTCGCTGTGTCGGGAGATCCGCCGGCACAACGAGGACATCGCGATCATCGCGGTGACCGCGCGCGGCGACGAGCGCGACCGGGTGGCGGGGCTGCGGGCCGGCGCCGACGACTACGTCGTCAAGCCGTTCTCGATGGCGGAGTTGCAGGCCCGGATCGAGGCGGTGATGCGCCGCAGCGCCCGCGCCTTCCGGGCCGAGCCCGCGCTGGAGGTGGGCGACCTGCGGCTGGACCTCAACGCCCGGCGGGTCTGGCTGGGCGACCGGGAGGTGGTCCTGACCCGCAAGGAGTTCGCGCTGCTGATGGCGTTGGCCCGGCAGGCCGGGACGGTGGTGCCCCGGGAGCGGCTGCTCATGGACGTCTGGCAGACCACCTGGGGCGGCGGCCACACCCTCGACGTCCACGTCGCGGCCCTGCGGGGCAAGCTCGACGACGCCGGCCTGGTGGAGACCGTACGCGGGGTGGGCTACCGGCTCCGGTCGGCCTGA
- a CDS encoding helix-turn-helix transcriptional regulator: MRLVGSAEIRVLLGGVSRQRAYQITSRRDFPEPVAVLQMGNVWLAEDVEKWIAEKRPDMD; encoded by the coding sequence CTGCGGCTGGTCGGCTCGGCGGAGATCCGCGTTCTCCTCGGAGGCGTGTCGCGTCAGCGCGCCTACCAGATCACCAGCCGCCGCGACTTTCCCGAGCCCGTTGCCGTGCTCCAGATGGGCAACGTCTGGCTCGCCGAAGACGTCGAGAAATGGATCGCGGAGAAGCGTCCCGACATGGACTGA
- a CDS encoding NUDIX hydrolase — MASYDVALVLLVDPSGAILLQHRDEHAPVSPNQWSLPGGGIEPGETPEEAARRELLEETGLTAGDLRPFWTGPRPYEEGFPHTVTVHVFHGTTDARQEDVVCGEGRAMVFVPRDEVLDRELAVSAAFVLPRYLTAPSRS; from the coding sequence ATGGCCAGCTATGACGTGGCGCTCGTCCTGCTCGTGGACCCCTCGGGCGCGATCCTGCTCCAGCACCGTGACGAGCACGCGCCCGTCTCACCGAACCAGTGGAGCCTGCCCGGCGGGGGCATCGAGCCCGGCGAGACGCCGGAGGAGGCCGCCCGTCGGGAACTGCTGGAGGAGACCGGCCTGACCGCGGGCGACCTGCGTCCCTTCTGGACCGGCCCGCGCCCCTACGAGGAGGGCTTCCCGCACACGGTCACGGTCCACGTCTTCCACGGCACCACCGACGCCCGCCAGGAGGACGTGGTGTGCGGCGAGGGCCGGGCGATGGTCTTCGTCCCCCGCGACGAGGTGCTCGACCGCGAGCTGGCGGTCTCCGCCGCGTTCGTCCTGCCCCGCTACCTCACGGCGCCGAGCAGATCCTGA